GCTTTCCCTTGGGTATAAGTATAGAGAAACCATGACATGGGTCATTGGCACGCCAGCAGCATATTcagtattataatatttattaatccTGTGTAGTTCCTCCAACACCCTCTGGTGACCTCCAAGTTCTGGAGAACTAACCGGCTTAAAGGGCACCCgtcacccccaaaaaaatattcaatatcctattttatgacattagtcaagcaaaattaaattgaattaccctatataaattatttgaatcttatttccttcagtcttggaattcataattatagcaagcaggcaggagccattttgtggacactgttattaagacaagccttgtatcatctcagaatcttgtttgtgcaccagaatgggggacctgatgtccatccccatgccctggctacacaattaaatggtgaagagaactgggggaatgtggggagatcagtgacatctaggaagtgctgaatggaaagtgaaagtaattgtctgccccgcctctatgcccagggcacagaggaggggcagacaatatttgattgacagctgagatttttatatgagtttacaacagctacgaatgctttaatacaaaatagaaattggatttcatgtttaatttgaaaaggactattataataaagttttttgtgtctgggtgacgggtccactttaaaggaccagtaacatcaattttttttcccattagtatacatagaaaaacaaacccaccaagacaaattaaattaaactttaaaatcgcacagcctttattaagaaataacttactgaaacgtCGCTTTAGAAAAGGCCTcagggcgatccatcgtgcggcgctcgatttctccacccaggctatctcctataaggaaggcaaggaggagaatcaagtgccgcacgatggatctgaagaggagcgcaagcggagctttgggaagttatttcttaataaagacttagcgatttcaacgtttaatgtggttttttttttttttttttttcaatgtatacaaacaattttttcccCCCGATTTTTCTAGTCCTTTAAGTGGAAAtaatgccgggggggggggggcacatactTACATCCTCATTCCAAACACCCCCATTTAGTGCATAGAAGCTCATGACAAATGTTGGAAAATAAATTCCAGGTGAAACCAGGTTGTTTGACCTGATAAATTCATGTTTTAACTTTTTGctacaaagaggtgctgcagcagtattttttcctgtatgtctatgctaacccctggcaagggtttccagactgctttgcacccaacctacaaggttaaataaggtggatgaagcacacacacaatatttGATCAAATCTATTTTGGCTACTTATGCTGATTGGACACCTCTACGTGGATGAGCCCCAGTGAATTTTCAGGCATTGATCGCAGAGGGAACattacactaaaggtggccatacgcgggcagattaaagctggcgATTGGGGATTCCCGaaggtcctcccgatcgatatcaggcgaaaaatcgggcagatatcgatcagtcaaGTTTGATTGTTTTCCACAATCCAGGACGGCATCGGTTAGTTGATGTCAATGCCCAAGGGctgaacgttcggattcacccgatGTCGCCTAGTctttagtgggcatattgggttaagatctgctcgtttggcgaggtcttatagtgtatggccgcctttagtGTATCACTTCATAGGTAATAGAAACGACCCATGTTATTCCCTTCATTTTGACCAATTTATGTTGAACAAATCCCCAGGCTGCTTTTCTGCCTCAAGCAGTATTTTAGACCACAGACTGAGCTTAAAGAAaatgaaggaaaaggaaagtttaacactaagtaatgctgctctgagtcctctgtcaaaagaaacaccacatttctttccttctattgtgtactcatgggcttctgtatcagacttcctgttttcagcataaacctccagggctagggcttgagcatgctcagtttgcgcaggcaggaagtgacgtcacggcaagtgaatatggcagctgctattctaaacagacagacagtgtctagagccgtttactcaggaatggaaaagcattctaaagaataaaaatggcattctagcttgcattgtTGTGGTTAATCCATTGACAATAAACTTaattgctttggtagctttccttctactttaaggctGGTGCCACACAGGGATGTTCCTCACCTGACCATTTGGCCTTTGCTTGCTCCTTTGTCTGCACTCACGATCTTTATACGTTCGGGCAGGAGCACCGGCTGTTTAGAGCAGGTCTGACGCTGGGCTTATTGCTCTGATCTATATAACCAGGCCTGTCCCATCTCTGACACAACTGGAGGTGGTGGGGTGAGTGCAAACATTTAAGCAGCACCAAGGAGGATCTGGGATATGGCTGACTAATATGCCTTACCTCCAACCTCTGGGGCAAAATTGGTTGACCTGAACCTGTCCATCTGTACACCACACCCCCTTTAGAAGGACAGATCTAttcctctgaagatgccccagtagctccccatcttctttactgCGGATTCCAggcacatgctctgggcttacTTGAGCTTAGGGTCCCACATactctatatataaaaatgaagccATGGGGACAGGGTCGGACCGGGTCTCACCAGGACTGTTGTGCAGGGATccccgcccccctactgtaaTGCGCCTCGCATGCATGAAGGTgctgaaaagtgttttttttttgtagaatccGAATAttgggagaggggtctggcccagcagCAGCCCATGATGTTCGGGCcgaccaggttttttcccggtgtcccgctagGCCAGTCCTGCCTggggatttcacattttgttgcacCATTTCGTTCattcagaaagaccaaccgaGGATCCCCAGAGCTTTAACAAAAACACACAccaaataaagcaaaaacaaaagttttataaaaagcataagaaattgcAATTTTAATGTCTCGTTCAGTTTACACCATTGCAACCACAGCTTCATTGAGTTCATTCGGATTTATTCACAAAAGAAATATTTACAAACACTTCTGAGGTAGGGTTGCCTTTAACTTTTACACAAGGTTTATAACACGAAATATTCCAAGCTCTGGGACTTTTGCTAAATTTCCTCTCTCTCTGCATAGTGACAATTctcattggtaaaaaaagaaaaaaaacaaaaaagtgcaaaGGAAGGAACAAGGTGACTTGATTAGTGTTCTGCTGTAAATCTGGCCTCGTCATTATATTGCTGCTCTAGAAAAAACATTCCTTACAGTAGTCACAGGGTTTGCCGTAGTTACGAGCAATAAGAAGCAAAAATAAAGGTGAGTATTTAAGGGGCACAGTGCTGACCCCCCACAAAGATCATAACGGAGTCTGCAGAATTGTGTTTTGCCTCTCCGATCAGCACTACTGGAGCCCAGGCTTCTCTCAAATAAGGGCAGTGTTGGACCGGCCACCCACAGTATCTGAGGACGTTCCCCTCAACCCCAGCCAAGGaaaattcccatcagccccttcTTATACCACCGTAGAGCAGAACTAGATCTATATTATTTACCATATCTACATCTAATTTTGGAGGGTTGCCCCGGAGCCAGGTTCTCCAGAAGGCCCAGTCCAGAGACCATGCCCAGTCCAGAGACCACGCCCAGTCCAGAGACCACGCCCCGTCCAGAGACCACGCCCCGTCCAGAGACCACGCCCCGTCCCCACACCCTGTCACGAGGCCAAGCCCGATCACGAGGCCACGCCCAGTCCAGAGACCACTGCAAGCCCATCAGCCACGGCCATTCCAGAGGCCACCCCCAGTCCAGTGACAACGCCCATTCCAGAGGCTGCGCCGATTCCAGAGGCCACACCAAACAAAGAGGACCCTTTGCAAACAAGCGCCACCATATTGTATCTTGGCCAATCACGTCATCATGCCATATGGATGGGATCTCTGCAATCTGGGGAATTCTAACCCAAAACACATACAATGGCTTAATCTACAGATTTCTTTATAGGACGTTCCTCTTTGGCTGATCATTTCCTAGGCCTCCTAAGCTTATTTTGCTCTCAAACCTTCCATTGCTTTTGGGTTTGTGCTCTGCCTTAACAGCCAATGGCAATACAATTGGATGAAGAAACCAGTGACATGAAATAAAATCTGTTACGGGTCAATCTATATAGAAGCAGCAAAACTTGGGTCCTGGGTACTACCACTCTCCATGCACCTCACCATCCAACACAACCCTGTTGTTATAAATGACTTCATTGCATATGCGAACCTCAAATATTCACCGATTCTATATAAGGCCATTGAATATACACCACAAACAGGGTAACTAAGGAAACCAGCCGAGCTCAGTGCATGGGGTCACCGGACAGTAAATAAACCTGCTACTGTGGTAAAAAAACTCATTGAGGTGCATGTGTTCAAAAACAGCTACAACATGACTTCCAGCCACTGGCCGAGGTCTGTACAGATGGAAGGTCATAGGCCGGACACcctccttatctgtaaagccATTAAAGGACACACAAGGCATTGGTGCTTTACTAAAAGGCATGCTGGGATTGAGGGGAAAAGCATGGACGTGTGTAAAAAGGGTGTAAAAACGAGCAAAAATCTGCCGAAAGATCATTCTCACAAGAAAGTGGAGGGCCTTACATTTTCAATATGGAGTAGATGGTTAAATCGGCACCTGCgtgtttatttaattaaaggggaacagctACTATTATAAAAATACTCTAAACTCCAACGGGCTTCATCGACCTGTTTCTCTAAGTGTTTTGTTTTATAGTTGTCGCCATACGGAACAAATGACAACTTTACAGCCAGTCTGCTTTATAGGTCAGCtgactgccagaaagcattttaaaTCCTTGATGAGAACCATCAAAATGGACCAATGAAAATGTTGCTACAGCAGGCAAAACGCCAATAGGTCCACTCGTATGGTGACAGCAAACCATTAAAATGGGCCTATGTAGACCCGTCGGGAGAGGATCTCGTCAATGTGCCCTTCATCTGATTTTCTAACTTGCCTGATGGATATTCAGGAGGTACAATAAGCTTTTATCAGGCATTGTACAATCAGTCCATCTATAACTTCCCCTTTTCGCACCATGTGCGTTCGCGTATTAAATTTcgttttaaaacatttacaatacCAAAGCGTCTCATGTCGGTGTATAGGTGGCCTGTGTGTTACTATTTACAGCAGCACCTGTTCCTATTTACCAGGCAgttcaaataagaaaaaaaaaaagccttaaaacAGAAAGCgcgtgagggttttttttcacgatACAGTGATTTCCACACGTTTCATGGGTAAACGCACAATGCCCAAGATGGAAACAAAATCTGAATGAAAGTCGAGTCGCCTGCAATACGGTCACAATATGTAAACCTctgtacaaaaacaaaaaaacgttcAATTGATAAAGCTCTGATGTAAAAGTCAAATAATCCTTAATATATTAAGTGTGGCACTGTTTTCTCCCCgttatttacagagaaaagagattgtattcattaaatgcaaaaaaaaaacaaaaaaatggtacAAGTGTCTCTGCAAAGGCTCTTGCCCCAGAGGTTGGCTTTAAATCACGCGGGTGGTTTGGATTCCTCTTTCTCGGCTTCTTTGTCTTTGCTCTTCTTcgactttttctttttgtgtttgtgtttctgGCTCTTTTCAGTCTCAGATTCGTTGCCCGTGTGTTTCTTATGCTTCTTGTGTTTCTTATGCTTCTTgtgttttttcttctcctttttcctGCGTTTCTTATCTGGGCTGCCTCCAGAACTGGGGCTGCTGCTGCGGCTATGTGTTAGCGACTCTGCTGGGCTGTGGCTGCGACTGCCACTTGGGCTGCTGTGGGCAGTTGCAGGTACACTGGAGTCTATTGGTTCTGTACCTTCCACTGCAGGTTTGTCATCTTTGCTTTGGGAAACAGGGGCATCTTCCTGCTTTACGGAGCCCTCACTATCACTCTCATTGTAATCTGGTACAAAGGAGGCCTCATCGGTTTCTTTCGTCAGGTCAGAAGAAACTCGGGAGGAACGGTTTTGAGGGACCTTTCCTTTAGTGTCCTTGTCACTCATGTCCTTGTCTGTCTTGGGCTCTGGTGATGTGCGCTTAGAGTGAGAAGCTTTTGTCTCACTTGATTCTTCCACACGTTTTACCTTTGCTATTGTCTCTTTACTTTTCTCTCTGCTTTTCTCAGCTGGTTTCTGCTCACTGGGAGAGCGTTTGGGGTCAGTGGGCTTTTGCTCTTCCCGTGGCTTGCGCTCTCGAGGCGGGCTGGAGTTATTCCGCCGGGCATCTGCAGGACGTTTCCTAGAGGTCTCAGTCGGATTGTCTTTGACCTTTTGAGAGCTGGAAGACGCTAAATCTTTACCTTTTGGTGAAGACTCCCTTTTCTTCTCTTCTCGCCTCTTAGAGTTGTTGTAATCTCGACTGTCGTAATCCTGCCTACTATCTCTATCCTTGCTCTCGTGTTCTTTCTTTTCCCTATCTTTACCATCATGCTCTGGCTTCTTATCCTTTTCCTTTCCATCATACTCTGTTTTTCTGTCCCTGCCATCATGTTCTTGCTTTTTGTCCTTTTCCCTGCTGTCGTGCTCTGTCTTTTTGTCTCTGCCGTCATGTTCTTGCTTCTTATCTCTGCTTTCATGCTCCGATTTCCTTTCTCGGTCTTTCGTTTCATGCTCCAGCTTTCTGTCCTTGCTGTCAGAAGGCTCAGACTTCTTCTCGCGGTTGGGGGTGAAGTCTTTGCTGGAAGAGCTACGACTCGATTCTTGCTTTTCCGACTGCCTCTCTTTGGAAGACTGGCGACTACCGCGTTCGGAGCTGCCTTcaactttccttttttcagatGCCTCCTTCTCAGAAGCAGCAGGGCTATCCTTTTCCTTGGCTTTACTCCTGGAGCTAGATGATGAAAGCTCCTTTGAAGATTTGGTATCTTGAGGATGAGATTCATTAGCCTGGTCCCGGGACGACTTGAGCTTTTCTGTAGGCAAAGCATCTTTGTCGTTTGGGGCAGTAATGGATAATGGCTTAGCACTAACATTTGTCACTACACTCATAGGCTTCCCAGTGCTAGATGCGCCTTTGGAATCCTTTGCGTCATCCTCTTCAGACTCGTATTCATCCTTATCCCACTTGGACTGGGGAACCTGAATCATAATGATGACATCTTCAGCGGGAGTAGAATGGTCATTATTGTATTCCTCCATCGTCTTTATCACTGTTCTCTTAGTGTCCACTTTTTCTGTCCCCTTCCGCACAGGGCTCCCTCCAGTGGAACTTGTACTGCACGACATACAAAAGAAGAGACAGTTATGATAATATCTATGCCAGCAAGAAAAGCAACATTCTAGGTGCTAAATTTTGCTCCAGTTCGAGCAATCTATAGCAACAAATCTTCACTTCCTCTGATGTTTGAaagcaaactttgcaacttttacGTTTTGGAAGCATTCCCATTCCCTTTggaaggaaattttaaaaatatagtatAGAGACCAGTAAACCATCCACATAGAAATTTTCCTTTGCTTTTTCCAAACTGCGTGGTCTAGCTCCCTAGGGGCCCCAGTCTAATAATGTGCACGGAGTGAGGTTTCCAACTagttcaaataaaatgtttttaaaggtttaaaatattttgaatgagAAGGAAAAGGACAAACTAACCCGACTGCACAACCGTAGGGATGTTGATAATGCTTTACTGAAACGCCAAACTCATTTTAATTAGTCAACCATTCATTTTGCCCACATTCTTCCATATCTTTGACATAATTTTAACCACCCTGTAGTGTTATAATCCCCAAACTAAAAACCAAGTTAGGTGGTCATATTTATTGTAACCAGTCTATATCAGATCACCTTGCCTTAACTATAACAAGGAGAACATTCtttatcttaaaaaaagaaactgtcataatttaaggctaggggcacacagggcggatgatcactttttttttacaaatgtacaCATGTTTGCACCAAAATCTGCTCAGTGTAGTTGCACAAGGCTGATGACGCGCCCATCTGTGATGCTACACAAAGGAGTGGATGGGATAGCATAGAAAATGCAGGAGCAGATTATCCACCCAAGTGCCCTGAATAGTCTAGAAAATGTGCAACGATTTACCTGGTATAATCTACTAAAGTGGACCCAGAACCATCTGGAGCTGGGACTTTCTTTCTAATCTTCCCCTTCACACGCTCTGCTTTGGATTTCACGGTTGATGCAGGTTCAGTTTTGTCTTGAGCTTCTACTGGGCCACTGGGTTCAGTGTTAGctatttttttcccagtttctcggttcaatttaatttttttgaccgTCGTGGATGCTGCTTTTTCCTtctccctttccttctccttctctttttccttctccttttccctttccttctccttttccttttccctttccttctctttttccctttccttctctttttccttttccttctctttttccttttccttctctttttccttttccttctctttttccttttccttctcttttaccctttccttctctttttccttttctttctccttttctttctccttttctttctctttttccttttctctctctttctccttttctttctctttctctttctccttttctttctctttctccttttctttctctttctccttttctttcttctctttgtcCTTTTGCTTCTCTGGGATTTTTTCTGGTTTCTGTACTTCTATCTCAGACTTAATTTTGGAGGTTGAAGGCTTGGCAGTCTCACTAGTCTCGGGTTTTGCACTTTTCAAAGTGGCCTTTTCTTGCTCCTTATCTGAAAGTTTATCATCTGGTTTCCTCTTCCGTTTTTCTGATTTGGGCTCTGTGGGCTTGGGTTTCTCTGCAGGTTTCTTGTGTTTCTCATCCTTGCTAGGAGGTTTATCTTGTTTTGTATGTTCTTTCTTAGGTTTGTCTTCTTTTGCTTGTTTGCCATCTTGGTTTTCCTTGATCATCTTGAGATGAACCTTCCGTGGTAGCAAAGCAGCTTTATCGTCCTTCTGTGGTAATGGGTTCTTTGTGCTTTCACACTTTTGGGACTCCTCTTTAATCCTCTTGGCTGGTGGCTCATTCACTGTAGTCTTATCTTTATCGCCATCTCCAGCACCTTTCTCAACCTTGACTACCTTGGAAGAGCTTTCCTTTTTAGTCTGGTTTCCATCAGGCTTGCGCTTGGTCTTCTCTTGCTTTACTTTTGGTTTCTCTCGTTTATCTTTTTCTAACAGGGGTTTTAGAGCAATAGACTCTGCATCCATTGGCTCATCTCTCACTGGTGTCGCATCATCTTTGCTTGAGGGTACGAAGACGGGTTCAGCTCTTTTGACATCGTCTCCATGTAAATCTCGAGTCTTTCTGGAAGAGAGTGTCTCGACTTTTGAAAATCCTTCGTTTTCTTCCCCCTTTCTTCTCTTTCGATGTTTCTTGTGTTTATTTCCTTTGGAGTCTGCAATAAGGTTAGcactctctttttcttttgatcGTCGAATATCCTTTACAATGTGTGTGTCACGGGGTAATAGTTTTTCTTGGTAATTGCTGCCTAATGGACGACCTCTGTGTGTAAATGGTGGATATTCTTCTCTGCGTCCTCTATTGTATGGAGAATTGTCTCTACGACCTTGAGGAGGGACAACATATTGGCTAGGAGAAAAATTATCTCTGTTCATAGGAGATCTCTGTCTCGGCATAGCATTAATTGCACAGTCTTTATAATATTTTTCACACCAGTCCCTGTACTTTTCCAACTCTCTATACTGCTCTTTTTCATAAGTTTCTCGAAGGTTAGGTTGCCGACCATACATAGCTTTGATATCATAGGGAGGTATGTCCCGGTATCTGTTGAAGTAACCACGTTCTCCCTCCGCCTGGGGCATCACCCTCTTGGCAGGGGAAGGAAGTCTGTATACTGGGGACTTAGAGCGAGAGTGGTAACGTCTGTATGAGGGAGATCTGGATCTGGAGCGAGGGTATCCATGAGACCTAGATCTAGAACGGGGCCGACCTTTTGAGTGAGGTTTTCTCTGGTATGAAGGGGATCGAGATAAAGAGCGGGAGCGAGAACGGCTGAAAGATCGTGAGTAGGAGCGTGAACGTGAAGAACCTGATCTTGATTTTGAATAAGAGTAGGAACTCCCAGAATATGATGATCCAGAGAAAGGAGATTTGGATCTAGGGGCAAAGGAAAGCAACATTTTgattcattaaaacaaaaaaacagaggtTAAAAATCAGCAAACCTTAAGATTCAGAGACACAACTCTTATCAGTCCTTGGACTGACATCAGCATCAGAAAACTAGGAAAAGCCCATAAGCTGCCATTAAAAAAGGATGATTTTTaactggcttcatattctcccttaaaggataaataaaccttaaaaataagtcaatgtaaaattgatgttctaagcacttttgcaatgtacagtcatcattttttttgttttaattacaagatattaatggatacatgttaatatgaatgaattttttttaacacagcgcCACCTGGTCATTTTcaaaccagtctgaccaccaagtagtcaaggaagttgtcaggagaaagaaagaggctgctctgatgttcttctgcttaggaaagatgtgagaaagatttctatttttttttcctaagcagaagaacatcagaacagcctctttctttctcgtgacaacttccttgactacttggtggtcagactggtgggacagtgaccagcaggtggcgctgttgtaacaaatttcattaatattaaagggatactgtcatgggaaaaactttttttttttcaaaatgaatcagttaatagtgctgctccagcagaattctgcactgaaatccatttctcaaaagagcaaacagatttttttatattcaattttgaaatctgacatggggctagacatattgtcaatttcccagctgccccaagtcatgtgacttgagctctgataaacttcaatcactctttactgctgtactgcaagttggagtgaaatcaccccccctcccttttccccccagcagccaaacaaaagaacaatgggaaggtaaccagataacagctccctaacacaagataacagctgcctggtagatctaagaacaacactcaatagtaaaaacccatgtcccactgagacacattcagttacattgagatggaaaaacagcagcctgccagaaagcatttctcttcttaagtgcaggcacaagtcacatgaccaggggcagctgggaaattgacaaaattctgctggagcagcactattacctgattcattttgaaaaaactttttttccccttgacagtatccctttaatagtacaAGTATCCCAAAATATCTTGGaattcagaaaaaattaaaaatgaatgtacattgcaaaagtgcttagaatagcccccatATCAATTTTACGTTCACCTATTTTTAaggtgtacttatcctttaataatcaTGGCAAGGTAATCTGCAGTAAATGAACGTGGCACAATAAAAGCGAATGAAAGTATAATGAAGAAATGTCTCTACCAAAGAAAATGTTCAGTGCAAGCAGCTGGTCTGAAATGGCTTACCTGGAATAGGATCGCCTGCGCTCTTTTTGAATCTTTTTATATTCTAGAAGCTCCTTTGCAAAATCATTTGTAAACTCGTCaagttttgatttctttttttctctatataaaaaaaaaaaacctttattaaatCCAGCAGATTTTTATGGGGTGGAAAATTCATGAATAAATAGCATTAATTAGGCCAGGAATAGgcttatataacaaatatatgtaCGAACAGAAAGGGAAGGCTTCCTACTCACTCTTCTTTTAGCCGGCGCTGCTCTCTGTAGAATTCTTCTTTTGATAACGGAGGGGCCAGTGAAGGAGTCTGTAAGGCTCCGGTGTGTGCACTTTGCACAGTTGGAGCCACCCAAGGAGCAGACAGAGTAGCTGGAGCAGAAGGAAAGCCTGGAGGTGGAACACTATAGCCAGCAGTGGGAGGCTGACCAGGAGGAAACTGTGGTGGGAATTGCGGTGGTGGTACTCCGGGTGGCAGTGACAGCCCATGAGGGGGCGGTGGAGGAAACAAAGGCGGTGGAGGTGTATGTACATAGGCAGGTCCTGATGATCCAAGGGAGGGATTCTGGTTTCTAGGTGGCCGATCATTGTGTGGATGCCTGCCCCGGTTTAGACTGCTCATCATTCGGTTAGCGAGAAACAGATATAATACCCATTATTAGGACTATACACTTTTAAGACGACAAACATTCATTAGCGAGACCCTACATTTTTCACATTGGCAATATAGTTTGTGGCACTTTCTGAATAGTGGCCCCAAAGTACAAAACTGTAGTGAcctgtgccttaaagggatactaagaaaggattcactggcacacaggtactgctcacagggtgaaaaacccttgctttaaatttattaaggcggcatgcaacgtttcggggacaaccccttgcTTGATAaaggaaccgaatccgaaccatactgaactgaatccgaacccaaatttgcatatgtaaattagggccaggaaaggaaaaagtgggacatttttattacttttgttttgtgacgaaaagtcac
The Xenopus laevis strain J_2021 chromosome 9_10S, Xenopus_laevis_v10.1, whole genome shotgun sequence DNA segment above includes these coding regions:
- the LOC108703200 gene encoding E3 ubiquitin-protein ligase RBBP6 isoform X3, translated to MSCVHYKFSSKLNYDTVTFDGLHISLCDLKKQIMSRERLKATDCDLQITNAQTQEEYTDDTVLIPKNSSVIVRRIPIGGVKTTSKSYVISRTEPQSGTPKSIDDTSSSISLAQLTKTANLVEANASEEDKIKAMMSQSGHEYDPINYMKKPLGPPPPSYTCFRCLKPGHYIKNCPTNGDKNFESVPRIKKSTGIPRSFMVEVEDPNMKGAMLTNTGKYAIPTIDAVAYAVGKKEKPPFLPEEPASSSEDEDPIPDELLCLICKDMMSDAVVIPCCGNSYCDECIRTALLESEDHTCPTCHQLDVSPDALIANKFLRQAVNNFKNETGYTKRTRKQQSTLSQRPPPPSTSSSKAPPPSRPLNSRQQDPLIAPAASTPPANPAPASTTPSQPIATAAPQANSAAPPPAAAASAPPRAVSPTDPPPALPLPAPKEREREKPEPLFHSQEKVASRSNSSAPVTAASCLPLSNPSHLGEKGFHVPVLGQLPSLIHSHPALPPLLRTNIHRLSAPRPLMGWDSLNRGRHPHNDRPPRNQNPSLGSSGPAYVHTPPPPLFPPPPPHGLSLPPGVPPPQFPPQFPPGQPPTAGYSVPPPGFPSAPATLSAPWVAPTVQSAHTGALQTPSLAPPLSKEEFYREQRRLKEEEKKKSKLDEFTNDFAKELLEYKKIQKERRRSYSRSKSPFSGSSYSGSSYSYSKSRSGSSRSRSYSRSFSRSRSRSLSRSPSYQRKPHSKGRPRSRSRSHGYPRSRSRSPSYRRYHSRSKSPVYRLPSPAKRVMPQAEGERGYFNRYRDIPPYDIKAMYGRQPNLRETYEKEQYRELEKYRDWCEKYYKDCAINAMPRQRSPMNRDNFSPSQYVVPPQGRRDNSPYNRGRREEYPPFTHRGRPLGSNYQEKLLPRDTHIVKDIRRSKEKESANLIADSKGNKHKKHRKRRKGEENEGFSKVETLSSRKTRDLHGDDVKRAEPVFVPSSKDDATPVRDEPMDAESIALKPLLEKDKREKPKVKQEKTKRKPDGNQTKKESSSKVVKVEKGAGDGDKDKTTVNEPPAKRIKEESQKCESTKNPLPQKDDKAALLPRKVHLKMIKENQDGKQAKEDKPKKEHTKQDKPPSKDEKHKKPAEKPKPTEPKSEKRKRKPDDKLSDKEQEKATLKSAKPETSETAKPSTSKIKSEIEVQKPEKIPEKQKDKEKKEKEKEKEKEKEKEKEKEKEKEKEKEREKEKEKEKEKEKEKEKEKEKERVKEKEKEKEKEKEKEKEKEKEKEKEKEKEREKEKEREKEKEKEREKEKEKEKEKEREKEKAASTTVKKIKLNRETGKKIANTEPSGPVEAQDKTEPASTVKSKAERVKGKIRKKVPAPDGSGSTLVDYTSTSSTGGSPVRKGTEKVDTKRTVIKTMEEYNNDHSTPAEDVIIMIQVPQSKWDKDEYESEEDDAKDSKGASSTGKPMSVVTNVSAKPLSITAPNDKDALPTEKLKSSRDQANESHPQDTKSSKELSSSSSRSKAKEKDSPAASEKEASEKRKVEGSSERGSRQSSKERQSEKQESSRSSSSKDFTPNREKKSEPSDSKDRKLEHETKDRERKSEHESRDKKQEHVHAFPLNPSMPFSKAPMPCVSFNGFTDKEGVRPMTFHLYRPRPVAGSHVVAVFEHMHLNEFFYHSSRFIYCPVTPCTELGWFP